Proteins encoded in a region of the Flavobacterium sp. PMTSA4 genome:
- a CDS encoding sensor histidine kinase: MKPFSFKNRIAFNYIITTALLIFVVFFAIYTIVKFSIYVRVNNEIKTEVAKHLKEIEVIENCVLLIREEQWKLKEFNRLDASPAFIQFVDELGALVEKSPNLKLKQLRYYPNAKEHELFDAKLENISVRQIQIPLYQGTKVIGYLIVAMSLEDSVMVLNNLFMIMLIAFPVILIILFLIARFIAGKSIKPINSIINTASYITKDNLESRIPLPQNKDELFTLSQTINSLLDRIENAVIREKQFTSDASHELRTPLAVIKGTLEVLIRKPRTEEEYKEKISYCVSEVNRLNHLVDELLLLARFENQKQNLKLEQVNLVSVLSDTLARNSTHIKDRKLKIISNYPSEVNATTDSYLFSLIINNIITNAIKYSNPSSNITISLAENTNVVVCSIADNGIGIAKEEISRIFDQFYRSKATDHPEIKGTGLGLSIVKRLCDLLEIDLQIQSEENNGTTVHLTLKK; encoded by the coding sequence ATGAAACCATTTTCATTTAAAAACAGAATAGCATTCAATTATATCATCACCACAGCATTACTAATCTTTGTGGTGTTTTTTGCTATTTATACCATAGTAAAATTTAGTATCTACGTTCGAGTAAACAACGAAATCAAAACCGAAGTTGCCAAACACTTAAAAGAGATAGAAGTTATAGAAAACTGTGTGCTTTTAATCCGCGAGGAACAATGGAAACTAAAAGAGTTTAATAGATTAGATGCCAGTCCGGCATTTATACAATTTGTGGACGAATTGGGAGCATTGGTAGAGAAATCGCCTAACTTAAAGTTAAAACAACTTCGCTATTACCCGAATGCGAAAGAACACGAACTCTTTGACGCCAAGCTCGAGAACATATCGGTACGTCAGATACAAATACCGTTATACCAAGGCACCAAAGTGATTGGCTATCTAATTGTGGCCATGTCGTTGGAAGATTCGGTGATGGTATTGAACAACTTGTTCATGATTATGCTGATTGCTTTCCCAGTTATTTTAATTATACTGTTCCTCATCGCACGTTTCATTGCAGGTAAAAGTATCAAGCCGATTAATTCGATAATCAATACGGCAAGTTATATCACGAAAGACAACTTAGAGTCAAGAATTCCGTTACCTCAAAACAAAGACGAACTCTTTACACTTTCGCAAACCATAAACAGTTTGTTAGACAGGATAGAGAATGCCGTAATTAGAGAAAAACAATTCACTTCTGATGCTTCTCACGAACTCAGAACACCATTAGCTGTTATTAAAGGAACACTTGAAGTACTGATTCGTAAACCAAGAACAGAAGAGGAATACAAAGAAAAAATAAGTTATTGTGTAAGCGAAGTAAACCGCTTGAATCATTTGGTAGATGAGTTGCTTTTGTTAGCTCGTTTTGAGAATCAGAAACAAAACTTGAAGCTCGAACAAGTAAACTTAGTAAGCGTTTTATCAGATACTTTAGCGCGCAATTCAACACACATCAAAGACCGAAAGCTTAAAATCATCAGCAACTATCCATCAGAAGTAAACGCAACTACTGATAGTTATTTGTTTTCATTGATTATCAATAACATCATCACTAATGCCATTAAATATTCCAATCCAAGTTCAAACATTACCATTTCGTTAGCAGAAAACACGAACGTAGTAGTTTGTTCTATAGCCGATAACGGAATAGGGATTGCAAAAGAAGAAATATCCAGAATCTTTGACCAGTTCTATCGTTCTAAGGCTACCGACCATCCTGAAATCAAAGGAACCGGTTTAGGATTATCAATAGTAAAACGTTTGTGTGATTTGCTGGAAATAGATTTACAGATTCAAAGCGAGGAAAATAATGGAACTACTGTGCATCTGACCTTAAAAAAATAG
- a CDS encoding leucyl aminopeptidase family protein, translating to MMNFKQIENLNDYTGTVIIPFSEDPENRIYPLAIEGLTFSSTIFSGKKDTQHIIQIDKTIYILVGIGKELSYKDIKNTFRRVASKQKDLLKSRVAVVIPNEYTKDDIEATFGGLFLGTYNLGHFKKSEPHPFLFDDFALEYIASSSVDVFAEKGIKIAHAQLETFHLVDLPPNVINPKYLADWAKETGKTFGFEVNVFNKAKATEVGLHSFLSVGRGSAQEPQFIIIEYTPKDAKKHIGLVGKGITFDTGGLNIKTAGMVQMKCDMAGAAAVLGTMQLIADLKLPYQITAIVPACENSVDANSFLPSDVIQSYSGKSIEIIDTDAEGRLILADGLTYLIKNYNPDTVIDMATLTGSAVGTFGYECAALFSNDKKLAHRIQEIGENIGEKTWELPLWDCYKSDIDSEIADVKNYSGKPMAGAITAAKFLEAFTENHPSWAHLDIAGVAFGDDEFAKTKHATAYGVHLLTNVIQSL from the coding sequence ATGATGAACTTCAAGCAAATAGAAAACCTGAACGATTATACAGGAACAGTTATCATTCCATTCTCAGAAGATCCTGAAAACAGAATTTATCCACTCGCTATCGAAGGGCTAACGTTTTCTTCAACCATTTTTTCAGGCAAGAAAGACACACAACATATCATTCAAATAGACAAAACAATCTATATACTTGTCGGGATTGGTAAAGAATTAAGCTATAAAGACATAAAAAATACGTTTAGAAGAGTTGCTTCAAAGCAAAAAGACTTATTGAAAAGCAGAGTCGCCGTTGTAATTCCCAACGAATATACTAAAGACGACATCGAAGCCACCTTTGGCGGTTTGTTTCTTGGAACCTATAACCTAGGTCACTTCAAAAAAAGCGAACCACATCCTTTCCTTTTTGATGATTTTGCTCTGGAATACATTGCCAGTTCAAGTGTTGATGTATTCGCCGAGAAAGGAATCAAAATTGCTCACGCACAACTCGAAACCTTTCACTTGGTCGATTTACCACCTAACGTGATTAATCCAAAATACTTAGCCGATTGGGCAAAAGAAACCGGAAAAACCTTTGGCTTTGAAGTCAATGTTTTCAACAAAGCCAAAGCTACCGAAGTAGGCTTGCATTCTTTTCTTTCTGTTGGCCGTGGTAGCGCTCAAGAGCCACAGTTCATCATTATTGAATACACGCCTAAGGATGCTAAAAAACACATCGGTTTGGTAGGCAAGGGGATAACTTTTGATACCGGAGGATTGAATATTAAAACCGCTGGAATGGTACAAATGAAATGCGATATGGCTGGAGCAGCCGCAGTATTGGGTACTATGCAATTGATAGCCGACTTGAAACTGCCTTACCAAATTACTGCCATTGTTCCTGCTTGCGAGAATTCCGTTGACGCCAATTCGTTCCTGCCTTCAGATGTCATTCAAAGCTATTCAGGAAAGTCAATCGAAATCATCGACACCGATGCCGAAGGCCGATTAATCCTTGCCGACGGTTTAACCTATCTGATTAAAAATTACAATCCCGATACAGTTATCGATATGGCGACGCTTACCGGAAGCGCTGTCGGAACCTTTGGCTACGAATGTGCTGCACTTTTTTCAAACGATAAAAAACTGGCGCATAGAATCCAGGAAATAGGTGAAAACATTGGAGAAAAAACATGGGAATTACCTTTGTGGGATTGCTATAAAAGCGATATCGATAGCGAAATCGCTGATGTCAAAAACTATTCAGGAAAACCAATGGCAGGTGCTATTACTGCCGCCAAATTCCTCGAAGCCTTTACCGAAAACCATCCATCGTGGGCACATTTAGATATTGCTGGTGTTGCTTTTGGCGATGATGAATTTGCAAAAACCAAGCACGCCACAGCATACGGCGTACACCTTTTAACCAACGTGATACAATCTTTATAA
- a CDS encoding four helix bundle protein: MRVFSFEKLIAWQKARELALLIFKISKTFPKDELFGLTSQMRRCSISISSNLAEGSGRNSLKDKARFTEIAYSSSLELLNQVILCHDFEYINENEYILIREKLSEVTMLIDGLYKSQKKNTK, translated from the coding sequence ATGAGAGTTTTTAGCTTTGAAAAGTTGATTGCTTGGCAAAAAGCTAGAGAATTAGCCTTACTGATTTTTAAAATTTCCAAAACATTCCCTAAAGATGAGTTATTCGGATTAACAAGTCAGATGAGACGTTGTTCCATTTCTATCTCTTCAAATTTAGCTGAAGGTTCTGGTAGAAATTCATTAAAAGATAAAGCTCGTTTTACTGAAATAGCCTATAGTTCTTCTTTGGAATTATTAAACCAAGTCATATTGTGTCATGATTTTGAGTATATTAATGAAAATGAATATATTTTAATTAGAGAAAAACTTAGTGAAGTTACAATGTTAATCGATGGTTTGTATAAATCTCAAAAAAAGAATACTAAATAA
- a CDS encoding phosphatase PAP2 family protein encodes MFVKLKQVRAYFSNATILENYSKLKPSAFIIPIVFLAALVLFLYSQNALSVEQYPLIQKNYFLSINAALSQYPNLILNITQIGDTLVLLSLFSIALYYTPKIWESFISATIVAAIFSRGLKSFFSIPRPLQVYDVDSFVIIGRRMPGFSSFPSGHTITTFSILIVLLFSFMPKKYLSKALWCIGILALGYMIAFTRVGVGAHHPLDVISGSAIGYLSALIGIFITRKYNIWAWVGNQKYYPFFMVLFVVSAGVMLFKIYTENLIVYYLTLVVLFFSLYKMYHVYFKK; translated from the coding sequence ATGTTTGTTAAACTAAAACAGGTTAGAGCTTATTTTTCTAACGCTACTATTCTTGAAAACTATTCAAAACTCAAGCCTTCAGCATTTATAATACCCATTGTTTTTTTAGCGGCTCTTGTTTTATTTCTCTACAGTCAAAATGCCTTATCGGTTGAACAATATCCACTGATTCAAAAGAACTACTTCTTATCCATAAACGCTGCCTTATCGCAGTATCCTAATCTAATTTTAAACATTACCCAAATTGGTGATACTTTAGTGCTTTTATCCTTGTTTTCGATAGCTTTGTACTATACTCCAAAAATTTGGGAATCGTTTATATCTGCTACTATTGTTGCCGCTATCTTTTCGAGAGGTTTAAAGAGTTTCTTTTCAATTCCAAGACCTCTTCAAGTTTACGACGTTGATAGTTTTGTAATCATCGGTAGAAGAATGCCTGGTTTCAGCAGTTTTCCTTCCGGACATACCATTACTACTTTTTCCATCTTAATTGTGTTACTTTTTTCGTTTATGCCCAAAAAGTATTTGTCTAAAGCTTTGTGGTGTATCGGTATCCTTGCGTTAGGCTATATGATTGCTTTTACCCGAGTTGGTGTTGGTGCCCATCATCCATTGGATGTAATATCAGGTAGTGCTATCGGTTATCTATCGGCACTTATCGGAATCTTTATCACCAGAAAATACAACATTTGGGCGTGGGTTGGTAATCAAAAGTATTATCCTTTTTTCATGGTATTGTTTGTGGTTAGCGCTGGTGTAATGTTATTTAAAATCTATACCGAAAACCTTATTGTTTATTATCTGACGCTTGTTGTTTTATTTTTTTCATTATATAAAATGTACCATGTTTACTTTAAAAAATAA
- the eptA gene encoding phosphoethanolamine--lipid A transferase EptA: MFTLKNNLKLIHFALILSALNFAFFHYPFFKFVFENVDYKGFNGITVIISLIILMIVLNAFVFYLFLYLSRYVGKFLLVVFFLVNSVAVYFINTYSVMLDESMIGNVLNTKYEEASSFFSLKLIAYLLFLGILPSIYIIRTKYTSVPVKKFLKTISLTLAFVLLLAFANASNWLWIDKNSKTLGGLAMPWSYTVNISLFYIHEAKKNEKEILLPNATIKDNQKSVVVLVIGESARSQNFSLYGYSKDTNPLLSKIPNLYHFKANSSATYTTAGVKAILEHKDTGDLYEILPNYLYRNDVEVIWRTSNWGEPPVHIKNFENKQFLQKNCKGEICDYDELLLNGLKEEILASTKNKILIVLHTSTSHGPTYNTKYPPQFEKFSPVCKSVELAKCSQTELMNAYDNTIVYTDYLLSKVINDLKQLTDYKSTMLFVSDHGESLGEKNLYMHGLPMSIAPKEQYEIPFIVWVSDNSKQVKPLTEVTQNHVFHSVLNFLNIGSPIYEEEMNIYK; this comes from the coding sequence ATGTTTACTTTAAAAAATAACCTGAAATTAATTCATTTTGCTTTAATCCTAAGTGCGCTGAACTTTGCGTTCTTTCATTATCCATTTTTCAAATTTGTTTTTGAAAACGTTGATTATAAAGGTTTCAACGGGATTACTGTAATCATAAGTTTAATCATTTTAATGATTGTATTGAATGCTTTTGTGTTCTACCTGTTCTTATACCTTTCTCGTTATGTTGGAAAGTTTTTATTGGTGGTTTTCTTTCTAGTCAATTCGGTAGCGGTTTATTTTATCAATACTTATAGCGTAATGCTTGATGAAAGCATGATTGGCAATGTGCTCAATACCAAATACGAAGAAGCCAGTAGTTTCTTTTCCTTAAAACTTATCGCTTACCTCCTTTTCCTTGGGATTCTTCCAAGTATTTATATCATCAGAACCAAGTATACCTCTGTTCCGGTAAAGAAGTTTTTAAAAACCATTTCGCTTACGCTTGCCTTTGTGTTGCTTTTAGCTTTTGCCAATGCCAGCAATTGGTTGTGGATTGATAAAAACTCTAAAACTCTTGGAGGTTTAGCCATGCCTTGGTCATACACAGTAAACATTTCGCTTTTTTACATTCACGAGGCAAAGAAGAATGAAAAAGAAATATTATTGCCTAATGCTACTATCAAAGACAATCAAAAATCGGTAGTGGTATTGGTTATAGGAGAATCAGCCAGAAGCCAAAACTTCTCTTTGTATGGTTATTCAAAAGATACCAACCCATTGCTTTCTAAAATACCAAATCTGTATCATTTTAAAGCCAATTCATCGGCAACTTATACTACTGCTGGTGTAAAAGCCATCCTAGAACATAAAGACACAGGCGATTTATATGAAATATTACCAAATTATTTATACCGAAACGATGTTGAAGTAATCTGGAGAACTTCCAATTGGGGTGAACCGCCAGTGCACATTAAAAACTTTGAGAACAAACAATTCCTTCAAAAGAATTGCAAAGGCGAAATCTGTGATTACGATGAATTACTGTTGAATGGTTTGAAAGAGGAGATTTTAGCAAGCACCAAAAACAAAATACTGATTGTATTACACACCAGCACCAGCCACGGACCAACGTACAATACTAAATATCCACCACAGTTTGAGAAATTTTCACCAGTTTGTAAAAGTGTGGAATTGGCTAAGTGTTCACAAACTGAATTGATGAATGCTTATGATAATACTATTGTTTACACCGATTATCTTTTATCAAAAGTAATTAATGATTTAAAACAATTGACAGATTATAAAAGCACCATGCTTTTTGTTTCTGACCACGGAGAATCATTGGGCGAAAAGAATCTTTACATGCACGGTTTGCCGATGAGTATTGCGCCAAAAGAACAATATGAAATTCCGTTTATTGTTTGGGTTTCGGATAATTCAAAGCAAGTAAAACCATTAACAGAAGTAACGCAAAACCATGTATTTCATAGTGTGTTGAACTTTTTAAACATAGGAAGTCCAATCTACGAGGAAGAAATGAATATTTATAAGTAG
- a CDS encoding alpha/beta hydrolase: MAKAALNATEDLLDKKIIEPQLNIILTTDEDDERPVYISGNFNNWVTQDKSFEMERVGQGLYHFKFAHNFDYPEELLYKFTRGDWSEVEIDKFGNRTENRSTKQHNGVKREHVDKWRHNWLPFKSKFLPKVHLISEEFEIPQLNKTRRVWALLPHDYETSTESYPVLYLQDAQNLFNENAKYGNWEIDKKLAVMAEYKIGKIIIIAVEHAEKERIKEYNVGNTVLGSGQGKKYIRFVTETLKPFVDKNFRTKPDRVNTGIGGSSMGGLVSIFSGIMYPEVFGKLMIFSPSLWVVPKIKLSFLDMDEPQETRLYLYAGGDESATMIDHVKKFKKRLLNKDGFADKMKVRLSINMEGKHNERYWSDEFPKAIEWLYFSDKNE, encoded by the coding sequence ATGGCTAAAGCAGCACTAAATGCAACGGAAGATTTGCTTGATAAAAAAATAATTGAACCACAACTCAATATAATTCTCACTACCGACGAAGACGACGAAAGGCCAGTTTACATCTCTGGAAATTTCAACAATTGGGTCACACAAGACAAAAGCTTCGAAATGGAACGCGTTGGGCAGGGTTTGTATCATTTTAAGTTTGCTCATAATTTTGATTACCCCGAGGAGTTACTTTATAAATTCACTCGTGGCGATTGGAGTGAAGTAGAAATAGACAAGTTCGGAAACCGAACCGAAAACCGTTCAACCAAGCAACACAACGGAGTAAAAAGAGAACATGTAGATAAATGGCGTCACAATTGGCTACCGTTCAAATCTAAGTTCTTACCCAAAGTGCATCTTATTTCAGAAGAGTTCGAAATTCCTCAACTCAACAAAACCCGCAGAGTTTGGGCGTTGTTACCTCACGATTACGAAACTTCAACCGAGAGTTATCCGGTGTTGTATCTTCAGGATGCGCAGAATCTTTTCAACGAAAACGCAAAATATGGCAACTGGGAAATAGACAAGAAGCTAGCCGTAATGGCCGAATACAAAATCGGCAAAATCATCATCATAGCCGTTGAACACGCCGAGAAAGAACGCATCAAAGAATACAATGTTGGTAATACTGTTTTAGGAAGCGGACAAGGTAAAAAATACATCCGTTTCGTAACCGAAACATTAAAACCTTTTGTAGACAAAAACTTTCGTACCAAACCCGATAGAGTCAACACAGGAATAGGAGGAAGCTCAATGGGCGGTTTAGTCAGCATCTTTTCAGGAATCATGTACCCCGAAGTCTTTGGAAAGCTGATGATATTTTCTCCATCGCTTTGGGTAGTACCAAAAATAAAGTTGTCGTTCCTCGATATGGACGAACCACAGGAAACAAGATTGTATCTTTATGCTGGCGGCGACGAAAGTGCTACGATGATAGACCATGTAAAGAAATTCAAAAAACGATTACTCAACAAAGACGGCTTTGCTGATAAAATGAAAGTCCGTTTAAGTATTAATATGGAAGGAAAACACAACGAACGCTACTGGAGCGACGAATTCCCAAAAGCAATCGAATGGTTATACTTTAGTGATAAAAACGAATAA
- a CDS encoding YcxB family protein, with protein METYKSKFNVSCHSVFNENSIVCTDIIGESKINLSIIEEIIEIKDYIYLKIKTGGYFILPKSKIENVTEVQINLASLAEKLKINYTKELEWKWK; from the coding sequence ATCGAAACTTATAAAAGCAAGTTTAATGTTTCATGCCATTCTGTTTTTAATGAAAATAGTATTGTTTGTACAGATATTATCGGAGAAAGTAAAATCAATTTGTCAATCATTGAAGAAATTATAGAAATCAAAGATTATATTTATCTTAAAATTAAAACAGGAGGCTATTTTATACTTCCAAAGTCAAAAATTGAAAATGTCACTGAAGTTCAAATAAATTTAGCTTCACTAGCTGAAAAATTGAAGATTAATTATACTAAAGAACTTGAGTGGAAATGGAAATGA
- a CDS encoding response regulator transcription factor: MAHKLLIVEDETGIMQFLQQGLEEEGFIVTTANNGEKGLELAQNNKFDLLLLDWMLPKMTGFELCTAYRETNKKTPIIFLTAKDTVQETIDGLKAGANDYIKKPFNFDELLERIKVQLRDKELPQELHLGNVTVDLQKHIVTVDDREVALTQREFELLAYLIKNKGKVCTRTDIIQDVWDIHFDYDTGVIDVFMNAIRKKLNLKVEEDYIKTVRGVGYIANDSE, from the coding sequence ATGGCTCACAAACTATTGATTGTAGAAGACGAAACTGGCATCATGCAGTTCCTCCAACAAGGATTAGAAGAAGAAGGCTTCATCGTAACCACCGCCAACAACGGAGAAAAAGGCCTTGAACTGGCACAAAACAACAAGTTTGACCTCTTGTTACTCGACTGGATGTTACCAAAAATGACCGGCTTTGAGCTGTGCACCGCCTATAGAGAAACCAACAAAAAAACACCCATTATATTCCTAACCGCCAAAGACACGGTGCAGGAAACCATAGACGGACTAAAAGCCGGCGCCAACGATTATATTAAAAAACCGTTCAACTTTGACGAGTTGTTAGAACGTATCAAAGTGCAACTGCGCGATAAAGAACTACCACAAGAATTGCATTTGGGCAACGTTACGGTTGATTTACAAAAACACATAGTAACCGTTGATGATAGAGAAGTAGCACTCACACAACGCGAGTTTGAACTCTTGGCCTACTTGATAAAGAACAAAGGCAAAGTATGCACCCGAACCGATATCATTCAAGACGTTTGGGACATCCATTTTGATTATGATACTGGAGTAATTGATGTGTTTATGAACGCCATCCGCAAGAAGTTGAACCTAAAAGTAGAAGAAGATTATATCAAAACCGTTCGCGGCGTAGGATATATAGCAAACGACAGCGAATGA
- a CDS encoding archaemetzincin produces MKRNTVVLLILILFSSCQKEDNDYFIKVSQNDQKLSVPSWNDWRSQHNEKGQTFEAYLKCKKATPNAFKKTIYLTQIGEFDELQTKQINLLKEYLSIFFQLDTKSYSSIATTSIPDHAKRIGQEGQEQLLTRYILDTVLMDKKSFDAVALMAISEKDLYPSPDWNYVFGQASYEKHVAVSSIYRFQDEALSESNFKLSLTRLLKVSSHEIGHMFGLNHCIDADCVMNGSNNMPETDRNSSRLCSKCQKKLHYNLKYDNLKRLKELIYFFKRNELPDELLLLEKDLSILQ; encoded by the coding sequence ATGAAACGCAACACAGTTGTCTTGCTAATTCTTATCTTGTTTTCTTCATGCCAAAAGGAGGACAACGATTACTTTATAAAAGTTTCACAAAACGATCAAAAATTAAGTGTTCCTTCCTGGAACGATTGGCGTTCGCAACATAATGAAAAAGGACAAACTTTTGAAGCATATCTTAAATGTAAAAAAGCGACTCCAAATGCATTCAAAAAAACAATATATTTAACACAGATTGGAGAGTTTGATGAACTTCAAACAAAACAAATTAATTTATTAAAAGAATACCTTTCTATTTTTTTTCAATTAGACACAAAATCATATAGTTCAATAGCAACTACCAGCATTCCTGACCATGCTAAGAGAATTGGACAAGAAGGTCAGGAACAATTACTAACACGATACATATTAGATACGGTTTTAATGGATAAAAAATCTTTTGACGCAGTAGCATTAATGGCAATTTCTGAAAAAGACCTTTATCCAAGTCCCGATTGGAATTATGTTTTTGGTCAGGCTTCTTATGAAAAACACGTTGCCGTTAGTTCGATATATCGATTTCAAGACGAAGCACTTTCTGAAAGTAACTTTAAACTGAGTTTGACAAGACTTCTAAAAGTTAGCTCACATGAAATCGGTCATATGTTTGGACTCAATCATTGTATTGATGCAGATTGTGTGATGAACGGTTCTAACAACATGCCTGAAACCGATAGAAATTCATCAAGACTTTGCTCTAAATGTCAAAAAAAGTTACACTATAATCTGAAATATGACAATCTAAAAAGATTAAAAGAATTAATTTATTTTTTCAAAAGAAATGAACTTCCTGATGAACTGCTATTATTAGAAAAAGATTTGAGTATATTACAATAA
- a CDS encoding oxygenase MpaB family protein produces the protein MEYFVKKDSIVRKIWGKSDTVLFIFAGASAEFALNKAVDWLYFTGKLPADPIGRLFSTVAYARKIVFSPLDEANKAVDTMRKIHSAVEQSRGDVIPDWAYRDVLFMLIHYSIASYELLENKLTDAEKEEVYNVFYRVGTGMGLKELPDNYIDWLPVRNQHLKSDLKKSDYTTDLFLQYKKHLGAVRFKVLLEAQKLVVPVAVKTMLQFSDFSLLTPAVPFYKISKLMKMDWLLRNILLPSEYKQQIDALDVYRG, from the coding sequence ATGGAATACTTCGTCAAAAAAGACTCGATTGTTCGAAAAATATGGGGCAAAAGCGATACGGTGCTGTTCATCTTTGCGGGTGCTTCGGCAGAGTTTGCGCTTAACAAAGCCGTTGATTGGCTCTATTTTACAGGCAAGCTTCCGGCTGACCCAATTGGTCGGTTGTTTTCTACGGTTGCCTATGCCCGAAAGATTGTTTTCTCACCACTAGACGAAGCCAACAAAGCCGTTGACACCATGCGAAAAATCCATTCGGCGGTAGAGCAGAGCAGAGGCGATGTGATTCCCGATTGGGCATATCGTGATGTTTTGTTCATGCTCATTCATTATTCTATTGCTTCCTATGAACTTTTGGAAAACAAACTTACCGATGCCGAAAAAGAAGAAGTGTACAATGTGTTTTACCGCGTTGGAACCGGCATGGGATTGAAAGAACTGCCCGATAATTATATCGATTGGCTACCCGTTAGAAACCAACACCTTAAAAGCGACTTGAAAAAAAGTGATTATACTACCGATCTTTTTCTGCAATACAAAAAACACCTTGGCGCCGTTCGGTTTAAAGTGTTGCTGGAAGCTCAAAAACTAGTAGTTCCAGTAGCTGTAAAAACCATGCTCCAGTTTAGCGACTTCTCGTTGCTCACGCCAGCCGTTCCGTTTTATAAAATCAGTAAATTGATGAAAATGGATTGGCTGTTACGCAACATACTGCTACCATCTGAGTACAAACAACAAATTGATGCTTTGGATGTTTATAGAGGATGA
- a CDS encoding ATP-grasp domain-containing protein, which yields MVGVGSLMKHKKIDAIVALDDFDVEKATFLRENLRIDGMGQTTGRYFRDKLAMRMKAKDAGVPIPAFSALFNDEEINHFADTVSPPWVLKPRSEASASGIMKVHSKDELWQKVHELGDANRMKYLVEQFKPGAVYHCDGVNFNGKTLFSITSQYLATPMEISQGGGIFRSATIPYNSKDDKEIRKVNEQVLKAFGMKHGANHTEFIKCNDDGKIYFLETSSRVGGAHLAEMVAAASGVNLWGEWAKIEDALVKGKDYKMPAVKKEYAGIVLTLSKYEHPDLSGFSDSEVCFRVPLEYHAGLIVKSPDHARVRQLLDDYAERLVRDFATVAQQEAVKKLH from the coding sequence TTGGTTGGCGTAGGCAGTTTGATGAAACATAAAAAAATTGATGCCATCGTTGCTTTAGACGACTTTGATGTAGAAAAAGCAACTTTTCTTCGCGAAAACCTTCGCATTGACGGAATGGGGCAAACCACGGGTAGATATTTCCGCGACAAACTGGCCATGAGAATGAAAGCGAAAGATGCTGGCGTTCCTATTCCTGCCTTCAGCGCGTTGTTCAATGATGAAGAAATCAATCATTTTGCCGATACAGTGTCACCGCCTTGGGTACTAAAACCGCGTTCCGAAGCTTCAGCTTCCGGGATTATGAAAGTGCATTCTAAAGACGAACTTTGGCAAAAGGTTCACGAATTAGGCGATGCCAACCGTATGAAATACTTAGTCGAACAGTTTAAACCGGGTGCCGTATATCACTGTGACGGAGTCAATTTCAATGGAAAGACATTGTTTTCGATTACTTCCCAATACTTGGCTACACCAATGGAAATCTCACAAGGCGGAGGAATTTTCAGAAGCGCAACTATTCCATACAATTCCAAAGACGACAAAGAAATCCGCAAAGTAAACGAACAGGTTTTAAAAGCATTCGGAATGAAACACGGTGCCAATCACACCGAGTTCATCAAATGCAATGACGATGGCAAAATTTACTTCCTCGAAACTTCTTCAAGAGTTGGCGGAGCACATCTTGCCGAAATGGTCGCAGCAGCTTCGGGTGTAAACCTTTGGGGAGAATGGGCTAAAATTGAAGATGCCTTAGTCAAAGGTAAAGACTATAAAATGCCAGCCGTCAAAAAAGAATACGCAGGTATAGTACTAACACTTTCCAAATACGAACATCCCGACTTATCTGGTTTCTCCGACTCCGAAGTGTGTTTCCGCGTACCATTAGAATACCACGCCGGATTAATAGTTAAAAGTCCAGACCACGCCAGAGTTAGACAACTACTCGACGATTATGCAGAGCGATTAGTCCGCGATTTTGCCACCGTAGCACAGCAAGAAGCTGTCAAAAAACTACATTAA